The Amycolatopsis sp. 195334CR genome window below encodes:
- a CDS encoding sensor histidine kinase translates to MKSSGGIAPSWVIIQGLGTVLIAFFLIVSDDRDPWVWAGYGVSAAAWLVFVATLGRRPRLAVPMLVVSTATAAALAGPAAGLTATIITLLTIGRFAGLTIAGGRLIAAVVGLDLVLVIGSCLLWDRPAWDVGGASAAVLVSALCGLNRRQTDLRVRQTEQLLEQTRLAHAEHARAAALDERTRIAREIHDVLAHSLGALGVQLELAEALLAERDDRDAALTTIRRSRRLAVDGLGEAREAVAALRQDLPSLPEAVARLVEVHRRDRGPVDLDLCGEVVAVPTVATVALTAVAREALTNAAKHAPGARVEVLLRSGDQGVRLEVANGLPPGPGRGKGFGLTGMRERLELAGGTLNAGPDGGERWLVTAEVRR, encoded by the coding sequence GTGAAGTCTTCCGGTGGCATCGCCCCGTCCTGGGTGATCATCCAGGGCCTCGGCACGGTGCTGATCGCCTTCTTCCTGATCGTCTCCGACGACCGCGACCCGTGGGTCTGGGCCGGGTACGGGGTGTCGGCCGCGGCCTGGCTGGTCTTCGTGGCGACCCTGGGCAGGCGGCCGCGGCTCGCCGTGCCGATGCTGGTCGTCTCCACCGCGACCGCCGCCGCGCTGGCCGGGCCCGCCGCCGGCCTGACCGCGACGATCATCACCCTGCTCACCATCGGGCGGTTCGCCGGGCTCACCATCGCCGGTGGCCGGCTGATCGCCGCAGTGGTCGGCCTCGACCTGGTGCTGGTGATCGGCAGCTGCCTGCTCTGGGACCGCCCGGCCTGGGACGTCGGCGGCGCGTCCGCCGCGGTGCTGGTCTCCGCGTTGTGCGGGCTCAACCGCCGCCAGACCGACCTCCGCGTGCGGCAGACCGAGCAGCTGCTCGAACAGACCCGCCTCGCCCACGCCGAGCACGCCAGGGCGGCGGCGCTCGACGAACGCACCCGCATCGCCCGCGAGATCCACGACGTGCTCGCGCATTCCCTTGGCGCGCTGGGGGTTCAGCTCGAACTGGCGGAGGCGCTGCTGGCCGAGCGCGACGACCGCGACGCCGCGCTCACCACGATCCGCCGGTCGCGGCGGCTGGCGGTGGACGGGCTCGGGGAGGCCCGCGAGGCGGTGGCCGCGCTGCGCCAGGACTTGCCGTCGCTGCCGGAGGCGGTCGCCCGGCTGGTCGAGGTGCACCGGCGCGATCGCGGTCCGGTCGACCTTGACCTGTGCGGTGAGGTGGTCGCGGTGCCGACGGTGGCCACCGTGGCGCTGACCGCGGTCGCCCGCGAAGCGCTGACCAACGCGGCCAAGCACGCCCCCGGGGCGCGGGTCGAGGTGCTGCTGCGGTCCGGTGACCAGGGCGTTCGCCTCGAGGTGGCGAACGGGCTGCCGCCGGGACCCGGTCGGGGGAAGGGCTTCGGGCTGACCGGTATGCGCGAGCGGCTGGAGCTGGCCGGTGGCACCCTGAACGCGGGACCGGACGGGGGAGAGCGATGGCTGGTGACGGCGGAGGTGCGGCGATGA
- a CDS encoding SapB/AmfS family lanthipeptide has product MELVLDLQAMEDTEGPQFGGGSGGGGGGSNLSLLASCDNSTISLLTCH; this is encoded by the coding sequence ATGGAGCTCGTTCTGGACCTGCAGGCCATGGAAGACACCGAGGGCCCCCAGTTCGGCGGCGGCAGCGGTGGCGGCGGTGGCGGCTCGAACCTGAGCCTGCTCGCCTCCTGCGACAACAGCACCATCTCCCTGCTGACCTGCCACTGA
- a CDS encoding ABC transporter ATP-binding protein, with protein MSVVRLYWGSLGRQWRGGLVLFGCSVLESVPAFLSGRLVALSVDRGFAAGAPLTGVLWLLVFALVAVVGALGSRLVWRQLGMVIEPLRDALVTAVVGGVLRNGATSRNAPDASGVARITQHVEVIRDATAGLLVQARGMLVTTVAAIAGLFTVAGGLAWLVAIPVLTALALFACLLPALAARQRAVAIADERTAEVAGGVLVGMRDVVACGAEQTAGMAVFDAVDDQARAAVRMAKATALRTLVIAIGGFSPLILVLLNAPGMVAAGELTAGAALGSLVYLATTMQPALQGLASTASTVVLRLLVAVRRLSEVAGSPEPPSGDAEPAGAAISVRGLTFGWGEHAEPVVRGLDLDLVPGDHLAVVGPSGIGKSTLAGLLTGQLEPQDGVVRLGGVPVRSVRAESVHRMVALIPQEAYVFAGTVRENLALFAPEATDDRLHEAARAVGAGALVDRLGGLYGEIGHAAEGLSAGQAQLLGLARVYASQAEVIILDEATAHLDPAAEAHAERAFAARGGILVVIAHRLSSALRANGLLVMDGDHTLLGTHEGLLAESARYAEMMRAWTGPPERVRAS; from the coding sequence ATGAGCGTCGTCCGGTTGTACTGGGGATCGCTCGGCAGGCAGTGGCGGGGCGGGCTGGTCCTGTTCGGCTGTTCGGTGCTGGAAAGCGTGCCCGCCTTCCTGTCCGGGCGGCTGGTCGCGCTGTCCGTGGACCGCGGGTTCGCCGCGGGCGCACCGCTGACCGGCGTGCTGTGGCTGCTGGTCTTCGCGCTGGTCGCGGTGGTCGGCGCACTGGGGTCACGGCTGGTGTGGCGGCAGCTCGGCATGGTGATCGAACCCCTGCGCGACGCACTGGTGACCGCGGTGGTCGGCGGTGTCCTGCGCAACGGTGCCACCAGCCGGAACGCGCCCGACGCCAGCGGGGTCGCCCGCATCACGCAGCACGTCGAGGTCATCCGCGACGCCACGGCCGGGCTCCTGGTGCAGGCACGCGGAATGCTGGTGACCACGGTCGCCGCGATCGCCGGGTTGTTCACCGTGGCGGGCGGCCTGGCGTGGCTGGTGGCGATCCCGGTGCTGACCGCGCTCGCGTTGTTCGCCTGCCTGCTGCCCGCGCTCGCGGCCCGTCAGCGCGCGGTGGCCATCGCGGACGAACGCACCGCGGAGGTGGCCGGTGGGGTGCTCGTCGGCATGCGGGACGTGGTGGCGTGCGGGGCCGAGCAGACCGCGGGCATGGCGGTGTTCGACGCCGTCGACGACCAGGCGCGCGCCGCGGTCCGGATGGCGAAGGCGACCGCGCTGCGCACGCTGGTCATCGCGATCGGCGGCTTCTCCCCGCTGATCCTGGTGCTGCTCAACGCACCCGGCATGGTGGCCGCGGGGGAACTGACCGCCGGCGCCGCGCTCGGTTCGCTGGTCTACCTCGCCACCACCATGCAGCCCGCACTGCAGGGCTTGGCGTCCACCGCGAGCACGGTGGTGCTGCGCCTGTTGGTCGCCGTCCGCCGACTGTCCGAAGTGGCCGGTTCGCCGGAACCACCCAGCGGTGACGCCGAACCGGCGGGCGCGGCGATTTCCGTGCGGGGACTGACGTTCGGCTGGGGCGAGCACGCGGAACCGGTGGTGCGCGGGCTGGATCTGGACCTGGTGCCCGGTGACCACCTCGCGGTGGTCGGCCCGAGCGGGATCGGCAAGTCGACCCTGGCCGGGCTGCTCACCGGACAGCTCGAACCGCAGGATGGCGTGGTGCGGCTCGGCGGGGTGCCGGTGCGGTCGGTGCGGGCGGAGTCGGTGCACCGGATGGTGGCGCTGATCCCGCAGGAGGCGTACGTCTTCGCCGGGACCGTGCGGGAGAACCTGGCGCTGTTCGCCCCCGAGGCGACCGACGACCGGTTGCACGAAGCCGCGCGTGCGGTCGGCGCCGGGGCACTCGTGGACCGCCTCGGCGGGCTGTACGGCGAAATCGGCCACGCCGCGGAAGGGCTTTCCGCCGGGCAGGCCCAGTTGCTCGGCCTGGCCAGGGTGTACGCGAGCCAGGCGGAAGTGATCATCCTGGACGAGGCGACCGCCCACCTCGACCCGGCCGCCGAAGCCCACGCGGAACGGGCTTTCGCCGCGAGGGGCGGGATTCTGGTGGTCATCGCGCACCGGCTCAGCTCGGCGCTGCGGGCGAACGGCCTCCTGGTGATGGACGGCGACCACACCCTGCTGGGCACGCACGAAGGGCTGCTGGCCGAGTCTGCCAGGTACGCCGAGATGATGCGTGCCTGGACCGGCCCGCCCGAGCGGGTGCGGGCCTCGTAA
- a CDS encoding response regulator transcription factor: MIKVIVADDQQAVREGLAALLGMAGDVLVTGTAANGRQVLDLLAAGTEADVVLMDLRMPVLDGVAATTRITAEHPGIAVVVLTTYADDESIGGALRAGARGYLTKDAGRTEIATALRCAVAGQSAFDPAVTQRLVEALDAPPATRVPPDRLTTREAEVLGLIGGGLTNAEIAARLFIGETTVKTHINNAFAKIGVRNRAEAVRYAYQHELG, translated from the coding sequence ATGATCAAGGTCATCGTCGCGGACGACCAGCAGGCCGTGCGCGAGGGCCTGGCCGCGTTGCTCGGCATGGCCGGGGACGTGCTGGTCACCGGGACCGCGGCGAACGGCCGCCAGGTGCTCGACCTGCTCGCCGCCGGGACCGAGGCCGACGTGGTGCTGATGGACCTGCGCATGCCGGTGCTCGACGGGGTGGCGGCGACCACCCGGATCACCGCCGAGCACCCCGGGATCGCGGTGGTCGTGCTGACCACCTACGCGGACGACGAGTCGATCGGCGGCGCGCTGCGCGCCGGGGCCCGCGGTTACCTGACCAAGGACGCCGGGCGGACGGAGATCGCCACCGCGTTGCGCTGCGCGGTGGCCGGTCAGTCGGCCTTCGACCCGGCGGTGACCCAGCGCCTGGTCGAGGCGCTGGACGCGCCGCCGGCCACCCGCGTGCCGCCCGATCGGCTGACCACGCGCGAGGCGGAGGTGCTGGGCCTGATCGGCGGCGGGCTGACGAACGCCGAGATCGCGGCGCGGCTGTTCATCGGGGAAACCACGGTCAAAACGCACATCAACAACGCGTTCGCGAAGATCGGCGTCCGGAATCGCGCGGAAGCCGTGCGCTATGCGTACCAGCACGAGCTGGGCTGA
- a CDS encoding cold-shock protein, which translates to MTQGTVKWFNSEKGFGFITPDNGGGDVFVHYSEIQGNGFRTLEENARVEFEIGQGQKGPQATSVNVI; encoded by the coding sequence ATGACTCAGGGCACCGTGAAGTGGTTCAACTCCGAGAAGGGGTTCGGCTTCATCACTCCCGACAACGGCGGCGGCGACGTCTTCGTTCACTACTCGGAGATCCAGGGCAACGGCTTCCGCACGCTGGAGGAGAACGCTCGCGTCGAGTTCGAGATCGGCCAGGGCCAGAAGGGCCCGCAGGCCACCTCGGTCAACGTCATCTGA
- a CDS encoding thiamine pyrophosphate-binding protein has product MGLTVARTVVRLLAEAGVRRAYAVPGESVVDLLEALQVEPRLNLVSARHEAGAAFMADADGKLCGTPAVAVAGSGPGAASMTAAVHTAFQDETPMVVLLGQVPSGDLGEETFQEVDLVRLYAPLAKWTAQAATPDEVPGLLAEALHAVNTGRQGPAVLSVPADFWARPFESVVQRPAEVAVPPGSLERLAGEVARLVDDARYPVIIAGGGVRLARKQLIDAVDHLGLAVYTAFRRQDAFPENHPNYVGHLGHHVPDDQLRALEQADLVLALGTRLDEVTTQRYRYPAYTQPLVMVGGGRPGPRRRGLTFHVDTDVARFLSELRQAAKPRKRNWTVAHQAVKEFMRPPQRGTSGPVHPADVVRSLRQLAPEDTVVTSDAGNFAAFVHRYWCFTQPRTQLGPCNGAMGYAVPAAVAAKLAEPHRTVVAMVGDGGALMTGQEIETAVRHRAPVIVVVFQNGLYGAIAAHQARSHGRLSSVAVGTVDFASWARGLGAAGYTVNDQEELEPALASALMRQRPCVVDVRTDPDVIAPDQRLSSMLRSRLES; this is encoded by the coding sequence ATGGGGTTGACCGTTGCGCGCACCGTGGTGCGCCTCCTGGCCGAGGCCGGGGTGCGACGCGCGTACGCGGTTCCCGGTGAATCCGTGGTCGACCTGCTGGAAGCGCTCCAGGTGGAACCCCGCCTCAACCTGGTCTCCGCGCGCCACGAAGCCGGCGCCGCCTTCATGGCCGACGCCGACGGCAAGCTCTGCGGCACCCCCGCGGTCGCGGTGGCGGGCAGCGGTCCCGGCGCGGCGAGCATGACGGCCGCGGTGCACACCGCCTTCCAGGACGAGACGCCGATGGTGGTGCTGCTCGGCCAGGTACCCTCCGGCGACCTCGGCGAGGAGACCTTCCAGGAGGTCGACCTGGTCCGGCTGTACGCGCCGCTGGCCAAGTGGACGGCGCAGGCGGCCACCCCGGACGAGGTGCCCGGCCTGCTCGCCGAGGCGCTGCACGCGGTGAACACCGGCCGCCAGGGGCCCGCCGTGCTCTCCGTGCCCGCCGACTTCTGGGCGCGCCCGTTCGAGAGCGTGGTGCAGCGACCGGCCGAGGTCGCCGTGCCGCCCGGCTCGCTGGAGCGGCTGGCCGGCGAGGTGGCGCGGCTGGTCGACGACGCGCGGTACCCGGTGATCATCGCCGGTGGCGGCGTGCGGCTGGCCCGCAAGCAGCTGATCGACGCGGTGGACCACCTCGGCCTGGCCGTCTACACCGCGTTCCGCAGGCAGGACGCCTTCCCGGAGAACCACCCGAACTACGTCGGCCACCTCGGCCACCACGTCCCGGACGACCAGCTCCGCGCGCTGGAGCAGGCGGACCTGGTGCTCGCGCTGGGCACCCGGCTGGACGAGGTGACCACGCAGCGGTACCGCTACCCGGCCTACACCCAGCCGCTGGTGATGGTCGGCGGCGGCCGTCCCGGGCCGCGGCGGCGCGGCCTGACCTTCCACGTCGACACCGACGTGGCCCGGTTCCTCAGCGAACTCCGGCAGGCCGCCAAACCGCGCAAGCGCAACTGGACGGTCGCGCACCAGGCGGTCAAGGAGTTCATGCGCCCACCGCAGCGCGGCACCTCGGGACCGGTCCACCCGGCCGACGTGGTGCGCTCGCTGCGCCAGCTGGCCCCCGAGGACACCGTGGTGACCAGCGACGCGGGCAACTTCGCCGCCTTCGTCCACCGGTACTGGTGCTTCACCCAGCCGCGCACGCAGCTCGGCCCGTGCAACGGCGCGATGGGCTACGCGGTGCCCGCCGCGGTGGCCGCGAAGCTGGCCGAACCGCACCGGACCGTGGTCGCCATGGTCGGCGACGGCGGCGCGCTGATGACCGGGCAGGAGATCGAGACCGCGGTGCGCCACCGGGCCCCGGTGATCGTGGTGGTGTTCCAGAACGGCCTCTACGGCGCGATCGCCGCGCACCAGGCCCGCTCGCACGGCCGGTTGTCCTCTGTGGCCGTCGGAACGGTGGATTTCGCTTCCTGGGCAAGGGGTCTGGGCGCGGCCGGGTACACCGTCAACGACCAGGAGGAGCTCGAACCGGCGTTGGCCAGCGCGTTGATGCGGCAGCGGCCGTGCGTGGTCGACGTGCGCACCGATCCCGACGTGATCGCCCCCGACCAGCGGCTGAGCAGCATGCTCCGGTCCCGGCTGGAGAGCTGA
- a CDS encoding ABC transporter ATP-binding protein, with translation MRGDRLLAEVAGGDRTRLGLVLLTALTATTAGLLLPGALAGAVDAAISGQRSWPQVLWLLGLGAIDITADVLGGLLTVVVTSTATATLRRRLTRHLLGLGTRSRFADGDAISRLTGDCVSAGSVASILVQLGSAACLSAGAIVLLAVLDWRLALVFLGSVPVALWLARSHLRHTADDVLTYQRVSGEIGARLLDAIRGLRTIAASGTAERETRRVLRPLPELGRAGSGMWQTQARMIWRAALLLPAVEVAVLIAAGFGVLQGRLSVGDVLAALGYVALGMGLVGQIPLLTTLARARSCAQRISEVLDEPLPHRGRADVRPGPGSVELRRVTVPGALSEVDLTIPGGTFLAVVGKSGSGKSALVGVVGGLIRPEEGRVLLDGVSTGRLRPEVLRYYVAYAFERPALLGATVADAVSYGTWAGEIAVRNACRTAQVHDLVVRLPDGYRTPLSETPLSGGEAQRLGLARAIVRNPRVLVLDDATASLDTVTEVQVDEAIETALPGRTRLVVTHRAGTAARADLVAWLENGRVRAVGPHDVLWQEPGYRSVFTESVVDTER, from the coding sequence ATGCGGGGTGATCGGTTGCTGGCCGAGGTGGCCGGCGGGGACCGCACCCGGCTCGGGCTGGTGCTGCTGACCGCGCTCACCGCGACCACCGCGGGCCTGCTGCTGCCCGGCGCGCTCGCCGGCGCGGTGGACGCCGCGATCTCCGGCCAGCGCAGCTGGCCCCAGGTGCTGTGGCTGCTCGGCCTCGGCGCCATCGACATCACCGCCGACGTGCTCGGCGGACTGCTCACCGTGGTCGTCACCAGCACGGCCACCGCGACCCTGCGGCGACGGCTCACCCGGCACCTGCTCGGCCTCGGCACCCGCTCGCGGTTCGCCGACGGCGACGCGATCAGCCGGCTCACCGGCGACTGCGTGAGCGCCGGTTCGGTCGCCTCCATCCTGGTGCAGCTGGGTTCGGCGGCCTGCCTCTCGGCCGGCGCCATCGTGCTGCTGGCGGTGCTGGACTGGCGGCTCGCCCTGGTTTTCCTCGGCAGCGTGCCGGTCGCGCTCTGGCTGGCCCGCTCCCACCTCCGGCACACCGCCGACGACGTGCTGACCTACCAGCGCGTGTCCGGCGAGATCGGCGCACGCCTGCTCGACGCCATCCGCGGCCTGCGGACCATCGCCGCCTCCGGCACCGCCGAGCGCGAGACGCGCCGGGTGCTGCGCCCGCTGCCCGAACTCGGCCGGGCTGGGTCCGGGATGTGGCAGACCCAGGCGCGGATGATCTGGCGTGCCGCCCTCCTGCTGCCCGCGGTCGAGGTCGCGGTGCTGATCGCCGCCGGTTTCGGCGTGTTGCAAGGCCGCCTGAGCGTCGGCGACGTGCTCGCCGCACTCGGGTACGTCGCGCTCGGCATGGGCCTGGTCGGTCAGATCCCGCTGCTCACCACGCTGGCCAGGGCGCGCTCGTGCGCGCAGCGGATCAGCGAGGTGCTCGACGAACCGCTGCCGCACCGCGGCCGCGCCGATGTGCGCCCCGGTCCCGGTTCGGTGGAACTGCGGCGGGTCACCGTTCCCGGCGCGCTGTCCGAAGTGGACCTGACCATTCCCGGCGGCACCTTTCTCGCCGTGGTGGGGAAATCCGGGTCCGGCAAGTCCGCGCTGGTCGGGGTGGTCGGCGGGTTGATCCGGCCGGAGGAGGGCCGGGTACTGCTCGACGGCGTGTCCACCGGCCGCCTGCGGCCCGAGGTGCTGCGGTACTACGTGGCCTACGCGTTCGAGCGGCCCGCGCTGCTCGGCGCCACGGTTGCCGACGCGGTCTCGTACGGGACGTGGGCCGGGGAGATCGCCGTCCGCAACGCGTGCCGGACCGCGCAGGTGCACGATCTGGTGGTGCGCCTGCCCGACGGTTACCGCACGCCGTTGTCGGAAACCCCGTTGTCCGGTGGGGAAGCCCAGCGGCTCGGCCTGGCGCGCGCGATCGTGCGCAACCCGCGTGTGCTGGTGCTCGACGACGCGACCGCCAGCCTCGACACGGTCACCGAGGTCCAGGTCGACGAAGCCATCGAAACCGCGCTGCCGGGGCGCACCCGGCTGGTGGTCACGCACCGGGCCGGGACCGCGGCCCGCGCGGATCTGGTGGCGTGGCTGGAAAACGGGCGCGTGCGGGCGGTCGGCCCGCACGACGTGCTGTGGCAGGAACCCGGCTACCGCTCGGTTTTCACCGAGTCCGTTGTGGACACCGAGCGATGA
- the lanKC gene encoding class III lanthionine synthetase LanKC codes for MDLRYEAFCFADPLFFDEQRDDSQAKEDFAALLPSLDSGWRSGERGIWRSLSPADAVLPAQGWKIHVSAGMANAERVLLAVAAYCVEHRIAFKHLRSRAILLARNSKYAPRDGSGKLITIYPPDEESLQRVLADLSAELKGESGPYILSDLRYGEGPLYARYGGFAEQWVEADGTRVLAISKPDGTLVPDKRGPSFHVPDWIELPECLAPHLAARKGGDPAQFPYQVSKSLHFSNGGGVYLAKRLADDHELVLKEARPHAGLDRDLVDAVARLEREHRILQRLAGIPGIPEVYDRFQVWEHHFLAMQFVPGKPVGSWLARNYPLTRRDATEQDIAEYTERALALFGRVERLVAEVHERGVVFGDLHALNVLVDDENDDAVSLIDFELAAGIEEEAKPALGAPGFRAQRDRTGFEIDEYALAALRLWLFLPLNTILELAPAKIASLVEFAERRFPLPEGYGRSILDVLTPRGDAESRPAVTPLDETKPDWALVRKSIATAILASATPDRHDRLFPGDIQQFEVGGLGFGYGAAGVLHALHVTGEGRYPEHEQWLLDAVRRTPPSRPGFYDGTHGIAYVLENFGHHDRADELIAASRRLVQTTTDHNLEGGLAGIGLNYLHFAGTRRDSEFEQAAITIGEQLGDALGTDGGPLQYARAGLMSGWSGPGVLFVRLFEATGDQAWLDLAAKAVERDLEECVPADDGSLQVRDGGSRTLPYVGMGSAGVAMAAEQLAAHRPDAPCLEKLPRLLDACRGEFAIHPGLMLGRAGLMATLFAEVQRTGDPVARAAVDLHLSRFAWYALPYRDGLAFPGNQLLRLSMDLYTGGAGVLLALAATLDGNGAVLPFLSPGPRSSTTGG; via the coding sequence ATGGACCTCCGGTACGAAGCATTCTGCTTCGCGGATCCGCTGTTCTTCGACGAACAGCGCGACGACAGCCAGGCGAAGGAAGATTTCGCCGCGCTGCTGCCGTCGCTGGACTCCGGGTGGCGGTCCGGCGAGCGCGGGATCTGGCGCTCGCTGTCCCCGGCGGACGCGGTTTTGCCTGCTCAGGGCTGGAAGATCCATGTTTCGGCCGGGATGGCGAACGCCGAGCGGGTACTGCTCGCGGTGGCTGCCTACTGCGTCGAGCACCGCATCGCCTTCAAGCACCTGCGCAGCCGGGCGATCCTGCTGGCGCGCAATTCGAAATATGCGCCGCGAGATGGTAGTGGCAAGCTGATAACCATTTATCCGCCGGATGAAGAGAGTCTCCAGCGGGTGCTGGCCGACCTTTCCGCCGAGCTGAAGGGTGAGTCCGGCCCGTACATTCTCAGCGACCTCCGTTACGGGGAAGGGCCGCTCTACGCCCGTTACGGCGGTTTCGCCGAGCAGTGGGTGGAAGCCGACGGCACCCGGGTGCTGGCGATCAGCAAGCCGGACGGCACGCTGGTACCGGACAAGCGCGGGCCGAGCTTCCACGTGCCGGACTGGATCGAGCTGCCGGAATGCCTCGCGCCGCACCTGGCGGCCCGCAAGGGCGGCGATCCCGCGCAGTTCCCGTACCAGGTGTCGAAATCGCTGCACTTCTCCAACGGCGGCGGGGTCTACCTGGCCAAGCGGCTGGCCGACGACCACGAGCTGGTGCTCAAGGAAGCGCGTCCGCACGCCGGCCTGGACCGCGACCTGGTGGACGCGGTGGCGCGGCTCGAACGCGAGCACCGGATCCTCCAGCGACTGGCGGGCATCCCCGGCATTCCCGAGGTCTACGACCGCTTCCAGGTCTGGGAGCACCACTTCCTCGCGATGCAGTTCGTGCCGGGCAAGCCGGTCGGCTCCTGGCTCGCCCGCAACTACCCGCTGACCAGGCGGGACGCCACCGAGCAGGACATCGCCGAGTACACCGAGCGCGCGCTGGCGCTGTTCGGCCGCGTCGAGCGGCTGGTCGCCGAGGTGCACGAACGCGGGGTGGTCTTCGGTGACCTGCACGCGCTGAACGTGCTGGTGGACGACGAGAACGACGACGCGGTCTCCCTGATCGATTTCGAGCTGGCGGCGGGAATCGAGGAGGAGGCCAAGCCGGCGCTCGGCGCGCCCGGCTTCCGCGCGCAGCGGGATCGCACCGGTTTCGAGATCGACGAGTACGCGCTGGCCGCGCTTCGGCTGTGGTTGTTCCTGCCGCTCAACACGATCCTCGAACTGGCGCCGGCCAAGATCGCTTCGCTGGTGGAGTTCGCCGAGCGCCGGTTCCCCCTGCCCGAGGGGTACGGCCGGAGCATTCTCGACGTGCTCACCCCGCGCGGGGACGCCGAGTCGCGTCCGGCCGTCACCCCGCTCGACGAGACCAAGCCGGACTGGGCGTTGGTGCGCAAGTCGATCGCGACGGCGATACTGGCCAGTGCCACCCCGGACCGGCACGACCGGCTCTTCCCCGGTGACATCCAGCAGTTCGAGGTCGGCGGGCTCGGCTTCGGCTACGGTGCCGCCGGCGTGCTGCACGCGCTGCACGTCACCGGGGAGGGCCGGTACCCCGAGCACGAGCAGTGGCTGCTCGACGCGGTCCGCCGGACCCCGCCCAGCCGCCCCGGTTTCTACGACGGCACGCACGGCATCGCCTACGTGCTGGAGAACTTCGGGCACCACGACCGGGCCGACGAGCTGATCGCGGCCTCCCGGCGCCTGGTCCAGACCACCACCGACCACAACCTCGAAGGCGGGCTGGCCGGGATCGGCCTGAACTACCTGCACTTCGCCGGGACCCGGCGGGACAGCGAGTTCGAGCAGGCCGCGATCACCATCGGCGAGCAGCTCGGCGACGCGCTGGGCACCGACGGCGGACCGCTGCAGTACGCCAGGGCCGGGCTGATGAGCGGCTGGTCCGGGCCGGGCGTGCTGTTCGTGCGGTTGTTCGAGGCCACCGGCGACCAGGCCTGGCTGGACCTGGCGGCGAAGGCGGTCGAGCGCGACCTCGAGGAGTGCGTGCCCGCCGACGACGGCTCACTGCAGGTGCGCGACGGCGGGTCCCGGACGCTGCCGTACGTCGGCATGGGCAGTGCCGGGGTGGCGATGGCCGCCGAGCAGCTGGCCGCGCACCGGCCGGACGCGCCCTGCCTGGAGAAGCTGCCGCGGCTGCTGGACGCCTGCCGCGGTGAGTTCGCCATCCACCCCGGCCTGATGCTCGGCCGCGCCGGGCTGATGGCCACCCTGTTCGCCGAGGTCCAGCGCACCGGTGACCCGGTCGCGCGGGCGGCGGTGGACCTGCACCTGTCGCGGTTCGCCTGGTACGCGCTGCCGTACCGGGACGGGCTCGCCTTCCCGGGCAACCAGCTGCTGCGGTTGTCGATGGACCTCTACACCGGCGGTGCCGGGGTGCTCCTCGCCCTGGCCGCCACCCTCGACGGGAACGGCGCCGTGCTGCCGTTCCTGTCCCCCGGACCCCGGTCGAGCACGACCGGCGGATGA
- a CDS encoding molybdopterin-dependent oxidoreductase, with amino-acid sequence MSVLPPGQRPAARQRFGLPEFARVRPEVPARPVVTVTGVVRRPVQLDLAELLGEPRREQVADLHCVTTWSALSLRWGGVPFRQVHEFLSRRVAPHPKCRWVVFAGLDGFRACLALEDALADDVLLADSLAGQPLDADAGAPLRLVAPAHYGYKGVRHVCAIEYRTRYDQGSARWKAHRRGRVELEERSALLPGRIWRPLWRRFAPVGTSTATKD; translated from the coding sequence ATGTCCGTGCTGCCCCCGGGACAACGGCCCGCCGCACGTCAGCGGTTCGGCCTGCCCGAGTTCGCCCGCGTCCGGCCGGAGGTGCCCGCGCGCCCGGTGGTCACGGTGACCGGTGTGGTCCGCCGCCCGGTGCAGCTCGACCTGGCCGAACTGCTCGGGGAACCCCGGCGGGAGCAGGTCGCCGACCTGCACTGCGTGACCACTTGGAGCGCTCTTTCCCTGCGCTGGGGCGGGGTGCCGTTCCGCCAGGTGCACGAGTTCCTGTCGCGGCGCGTGGCACCGCACCCGAAGTGCCGCTGGGTGGTTTTCGCCGGGCTGGATGGGTTTCGCGCTTGCCTCGCGCTGGAGGACGCGCTCGCCGACGACGTGCTGCTCGCCGACTCCCTTGCCGGGCAACCGCTCGATGCCGACGCGGGCGCGCCGCTGCGACTGGTCGCGCCGGCGCACTACGGGTACAAGGGCGTCCGCCACGTCTGCGCCATCGAATACCGGACCCGCTACGACCAGGGTTCCGCGCGCTGGAAGGCGCACCGGCGCGGCCGGGTGGAGCTGGAGGAGCGCAGCGCCCTGCTGCCGGGCCGGATCTGGCGCCCGCTGTGGCGCCGTTTCGCGCCTGTGGGTACTTCTACCGCCACCAAGGATTGA